Part of the Streptomyces sp. f51 genome is shown below.
ATCTCGCGCAGCAGCACATGGTCGCGCGCGAGCGTGAACCCGGTTCGCGGCGTGAGCGGTACCGCGTGCACAGCAACCAGTGGTACGAGGCCCTGACCAACCGTGACGCGGTGCTCAAGCGGTGGGAACTCGCCCTGCGGGCCGGTGTCGACTCCCTCGGCTCCGCGACGCCCGCGGGCCGGCGGCTCTCCGAGACCCTCGCGTTCTTCGAGTTCGTCGAGGGGGAGATCGCGGCGATGATGGAGCACTGGCGAGCGCACCGCGAGCAGTTGTTCGGCGACGGCGCCTGACCAGGGGACTCCGGCAGCGCATCCCCGGCAGCCCGGGCGCCGCAACGGGAGCGGTTGGCCGACGACGATGCCTGACGGGGGGGGCGAGCCCAACAGCGCCCCCGGTAGCCCGGGCATCCCGGACGCCTCGCCCGCCCAGGCGCCCCGCCCCCCGGGTGGAGCATCCCTTGGTGGACTGCCGCCCAACGCGCGTGACCAGGGCTCCCGGCAGCGCGCGCCCGGAAGCCCGCCCATCCAGATGCCCCGCCCCCCGGATGGACCACCCCCGACGCGTCGGACTGCTCGCGCCACCTGCGGTGCCGTCGGCCCGGCCCCGGCCCGGGGCGTCCAGAACCGAGCCCTGGCCCGGCCCCGGCGCGCCCAGAGGCCCGGGGCCCCCTATCCGCGGTGCCCGGCCCTTCAGGGCCACGTCAGGGGGCAGGGCGGGGGTGTTGTCATGTCGTGGCCGGCAGGGTCAGGCCCCAGGCCGATTCCCTCACCGTCCAGGTCCGGGTCCGGACAGGGCCGCTCACCACGGAGTCCGCGCCGTAGCGGAAGTCCGCGCCGGAGACGGTGACCTTGTGGCCCAGCAGCCGCAGGGGCGAGGGCGCGGCCCCCGGGGACACCGCGCGGACCTCGATCTCGGCACCGGTTCCCGAGCCGCCCGGTGTCACGGACACGGCCTCCACGGGCTGGTCCAGGT
Proteins encoded:
- a CDS encoding MarR family transcriptional regulator, with translation MAEPSAAERDPEAVSQFVEGFAAQLVEAGMQRMPARVFAALLASDSGAMTSAELGEQLQVSPAAVSGAVRYLAQQHMVAREREPGSRRERYRVHSNQWYEALTNRDAVLKRWELALRAGVDSLGSATPAGRRLSETLAFFEFVEGEIAAMMEHWRAHREQLFGDGA